In Gemmata obscuriglobus, a single genomic region encodes these proteins:
- a CDS encoding efflux RND transporter periplasmic adaptor subunit produces MSVHTPTPPPPVAAPSPALPARPTPRWLKVVLWLAFVGIAGGSATAVALSVGAKGKPDERAAEEKKAEEDKNAVTMPKAKQTAAGVETAPATAGPLRTVTWRTGRVALNEDRVAHISPPAEGIVREVPVRVGQTVTAGDVLAVIECREFGFLKLELVKARIAAATEREATERTRTTMTNAAELLKLLVASTPAAEIEAKLADKPIGTWRADLLGASARRLQFRAQLASLKSSSGAVAESVVLKAQAEADAADAAYASLVEDLRYQVRFQVRQAELKLREAETTLDVAKAKLLTFGMTPEAVNALDPIAEGAKAALLCVRAPFAGTVVEKHAVTSERVGPQFQMFVLADLDTVWVQADVFEPDLPLVRDLDGREVTFRSEVAGLAERPAKVVHTGDLVDKASRTLTLTAEAANRPLKPGSNDRALKPGMLAEIGFESGSSAPVVQVPVGAVLRHENKPFVFVSTAEDTFVKREVTLGRQSGDAVEILDGLRPAEAVVVRGGFVLKSELLKDQMVGE; encoded by the coding sequence ATGAGCGTTCACACACCCACGCCGCCCCCCCCGGTCGCGGCCCCGTCCCCTGCTCTGCCGGCGCGCCCGACGCCGCGCTGGCTGAAAGTCGTCCTTTGGCTCGCCTTTGTCGGGATCGCCGGCGGAAGCGCGACCGCTGTCGCACTGTCGGTCGGCGCGAAGGGGAAGCCGGACGAGCGCGCGGCCGAGGAGAAAAAGGCCGAAGAAGATAAGAACGCGGTGACCATGCCGAAAGCGAAGCAGACCGCCGCGGGCGTGGAGACGGCTCCCGCCACAGCGGGGCCGTTGCGAACAGTCACCTGGCGCACCGGGCGCGTGGCCCTGAACGAGGACCGCGTCGCGCACATCAGCCCGCCGGCCGAGGGGATCGTCCGCGAGGTTCCCGTTCGGGTCGGCCAGACGGTGACCGCCGGCGACGTGCTAGCGGTCATCGAGTGCCGCGAGTTCGGGTTCTTGAAGCTCGAACTGGTGAAGGCCCGGATCGCCGCCGCTACGGAGCGCGAGGCGACCGAGCGCACCCGCACCACGATGACCAACGCCGCCGAGTTGCTCAAGCTCCTTGTAGCCAGCACCCCCGCCGCGGAGATCGAAGCGAAGCTCGCCGACAAGCCCATCGGCACCTGGCGCGCGGACCTGCTCGGCGCTTCCGCCCGGCGGCTCCAGTTCCGCGCGCAACTCGCGTCGCTCAAGTCGTCCAGCGGCGCGGTCGCGGAATCGGTCGTGCTGAAGGCCCAGGCGGAAGCCGACGCGGCCGACGCGGCCTACGCGAGCCTCGTCGAAGACTTGCGGTACCAGGTGCGGTTCCAGGTGCGCCAGGCCGAGTTGAAGCTCCGCGAGGCCGAAACCACGCTCGACGTGGCCAAGGCGAAGCTGCTCACCTTCGGCATGACGCCCGAGGCCGTGAACGCGCTCGACCCGATCGCCGAAGGCGCGAAGGCGGCGCTGCTTTGCGTGCGCGCGCCGTTCGCCGGGACGGTCGTGGAGAAGCACGCGGTCACGTCCGAACGGGTCGGACCGCAGTTCCAGATGTTCGTCCTCGCCGACCTCGACACGGTTTGGGTGCAGGCCGATGTGTTCGAGCCCGACCTGCCGCTCGTGCGCGACCTCGACGGGCGGGAGGTGACGTTCCGGTCCGAGGTGGCCGGGCTCGCCGAGCGCCCCGCGAAGGTGGTCCACACCGGGGACCTGGTCGATAAGGCGTCGCGCACGCTCACCCTGACCGCCGAGGCCGCCAACCGGCCGCTCAAACCGGGATCGAACGACCGCGCCCTGAAGCCCGGAATGTTGGCCGAAATCGGGTTCGAGAGCGGCTCGTCGGCGCCCGTCGTTCAGGTGCCCGTCGGGGCGGTGTTGCGGCACGAGAACAAGCCGTTCGTGTTCGTGTCCACGGCCGAGGACACCTTCGTCAAGCGCGAGGTGACGCTCGGCCGGCAGTCCGGCGACGCGGTCGAGATCCTCGACGGGCTGCGGCCGGCGGAAGCGGTCGTCGTGCGCGGCGGGTTCGTGCTCAAGTCCGAGTTGCTCAAAGACCAGATGGTGGGGGAGTAA
- a CDS encoding class I SAM-dependent methyltransferase yields MASPALFLETINAFQRTEALRAAVELELFTHISKGAGTAPELAAASGASVRGVRILADYLTILGFITKTGERYELTPDSAVFLTRGSPAYLGGAFEFLLTPQIRDSFGKLTAAVRKGGTAFSDEGTVSHDNPVWVAFARAMGPMMMMPAQLLSELVGGDRDRPLRVLDVAAGHGLFGIQIAKDYPNAHVTALDWANVLAVASENAKREGVSARHALIPGSAFEADWGGPYDVVLLTNFLHHFDVPTCERIAARALAALAPGGRALTLEFIPNPDRVSPPPTASFALTMLASTAHGDAYTFAEYEGIFARAGFARSEFRPLPPTAQQAVVSYKS; encoded by the coding sequence ATGGCGTCCCCCGCCCTGTTCCTCGAAACGATCAACGCGTTCCAGCGCACGGAGGCGCTCCGCGCGGCCGTCGAGTTGGAGCTGTTCACCCACATCTCGAAGGGCGCGGGCACGGCGCCCGAACTCGCGGCCGCGAGCGGCGCCTCCGTCCGCGGGGTACGCATCCTGGCGGACTATCTCACGATCCTCGGCTTCATCACCAAAACCGGCGAGCGGTACGAGCTGACACCCGACTCCGCGGTGTTTCTCACCCGCGGCTCGCCTGCGTACCTCGGCGGGGCGTTCGAGTTCCTGCTCACACCACAAATCCGCGACAGCTTCGGTAAGCTGACCGCCGCCGTCCGGAAGGGCGGCACGGCGTTCTCGGACGAGGGGACCGTCTCGCACGACAACCCGGTGTGGGTGGCGTTCGCCCGCGCGATGGGGCCGATGATGATGATGCCCGCGCAACTGCTCTCGGAGCTGGTGGGCGGGGACCGCGACCGGCCGCTCCGCGTGCTCGATGTGGCGGCCGGGCACGGGCTGTTCGGCATCCAGATCGCCAAGGACTACCCGAACGCCCACGTGACCGCGCTGGACTGGGCGAACGTGCTGGCGGTCGCGTCGGAGAACGCGAAGCGCGAGGGCGTTTCGGCGCGGCACGCGCTGATCCCCGGCAGCGCGTTCGAGGCCGACTGGGGCGGCCCTTACGATGTCGTGCTCCTGACGAACTTCCTGCACCACTTCGACGTTCCGACGTGCGAGCGGATCGCCGCCCGGGCGCTGGCGGCGCTGGCCCCGGGCGGGCGCGCGCTGACGCTGGAGTTCATCCCGAACCCGGACCGCGTCAGTCCGCCGCCCACCGCGAGCTTCGCGCTGACGATGCTCGCGAGCACGGCCCACGGCGACGCGTACACGTTCGCCGAGTATGAGGGTATTTTCGCCCGTGCGGGCTTCGCCCGGAGCGAGTTTCGGCCGCTCCCGCCGACCGCGCAGCAGGCGGTCGTTTCGTACAAGAGCTGA
- a CDS encoding efflux RND transporter permease subunit, with amino-acid sequence MLARVIDFAIGNRFLVILGSLLLLAAGLYAADRLAVDAVPDVTNVQVQVMTTAPALGPLEVEQGVTIPVEAAMSGLPRVEEIRSVSQFGLSVVTVVFEEGTDIFWARQQVNERLAEARERIPPGVPAPKPGPIATGLGEIYQFEVRNKPGYSHPLMKLREILDWQIAPQLRGVPGVIEVNTNGGQLRAYEVRPDPEKLRAFNIPLEKLFTALHENNANEGGGYLLLKSQEQRIVRAEGRISSLDDVRNVVLDARGDGTPVYVHQVADVQFGPVLRQGATTRDGRGEAVVGVVMLLAGENSRAVVRGSKEKMEEIKKTLPEGVEIDVVYDRTELVERTVHTLKTNLVEGGVLVVVVLLVLLGSLRAGLIVALAVPLAMAGAFVGMWYAGLSGNLMSLGAIDFGLIVDGSVVLIENVVRRVAEHRHHHRDDRAPLEVVRDACREVARPVVFGVGIILLVYLPILSLRGVEGKMFKPMALTVIFALLSSLALALFLMPVLAAIFLRSVSEHEPLLVRLAKAVYRPLLGLAVGAPRAVVLASAATFLLSAWTVQHMGAVFIPKLDEGSVAIQATRLPSASLETSVQMTTRLEQCLREMPEVDSVVSKSGRPEIANDPMTINLTDVIVTLKPNSTWRFASKEELVKAMEEKLEAEVPGQVYAFSQPIELRVAELVAGVKADVGISVYGDDLDQLRATAEEVAAAVGKVPGAADVAVEQTGGLPYLRVILKRDALARHGINARAALDAVAVVGGKDVGEVYEGQRRFPLQVRFPEAVREDLGRLKKVTVPDAKGRPIPLEQLAELRFEDGPGQISRDAIRRRAVVSCNVRGRDLAGFVADAQKTVDEKVKLPTGYSVAWGGQFKNLQEATKRLSVAVPVALLMIFVLLHSTFNSTKLAALIFLNVPLAASGGVFALWLRGMDLSISAGVGFIALFGVAVLNGVVLVTYVVELRKSGADPLGAAFEGAMMRVRPVLMTALVATLGFIPMALSSGSGAEVQKPLATVVIGGLVTSTLLTLFVIPAVYRWFDPEPATAAAEV; translated from the coding sequence ATGCTCGCGCGCGTGATCGACTTCGCCATCGGCAACCGTTTCCTGGTCATCCTCGGCTCGCTCCTTCTGCTCGCCGCCGGCCTGTACGCCGCGGACCGGCTGGCCGTGGACGCCGTGCCGGACGTGACCAACGTGCAGGTGCAGGTGATGACCACGGCCCCGGCGCTCGGGCCGCTGGAGGTCGAGCAGGGCGTCACGATCCCGGTGGAGGCCGCGATGAGCGGGCTCCCGCGGGTGGAGGAGATCCGCTCGGTGTCGCAGTTCGGGCTGTCGGTCGTGACGGTGGTGTTCGAGGAGGGGACCGACATCTTCTGGGCGCGCCAGCAGGTCAACGAGCGGCTGGCGGAGGCCCGCGAGCGCATCCCGCCCGGGGTGCCCGCGCCGAAGCCCGGCCCGATCGCCACCGGGCTGGGCGAGATCTACCAGTTCGAGGTGCGCAACAAGCCGGGCTACAGCCACCCGCTCATGAAGCTCCGCGAAATACTCGACTGGCAGATCGCGCCACAGCTCCGCGGCGTGCCGGGGGTGATCGAGGTGAACACCAACGGCGGGCAGCTCCGCGCCTACGAGGTGCGGCCCGACCCCGAGAAGCTGCGCGCGTTCAACATCCCGCTCGAAAAGCTGTTCACCGCCCTTCATGAGAACAACGCCAACGAGGGCGGCGGGTACCTGCTGCTCAAGTCGCAGGAGCAGCGCATCGTGCGCGCCGAGGGGCGCATCAGCTCGCTCGACGACGTGCGGAACGTGGTCCTTGATGCCCGCGGGGACGGCACCCCGGTGTACGTCCATCAGGTGGCGGACGTGCAGTTCGGCCCGGTGCTGCGCCAGGGCGCGACCACCCGCGACGGCCGCGGCGAGGCGGTAGTCGGCGTCGTGATGCTGCTCGCCGGCGAGAACTCGCGGGCCGTCGTGCGCGGCAGCAAAGAAAAGATGGAGGAGATCAAGAAGACGCTCCCGGAGGGCGTCGAGATCGATGTGGTGTACGACCGCACGGAGCTGGTCGAGCGCACCGTTCACACGCTCAAAACCAACCTGGTCGAGGGCGGCGTCCTGGTCGTCGTGGTGCTCCTGGTGCTGCTCGGGAGCCTGCGGGCCGGGCTGATCGTCGCGCTGGCGGTGCCGCTGGCAATGGCCGGCGCGTTCGTGGGGATGTGGTACGCCGGGCTGTCGGGCAACCTGATGAGCCTCGGCGCCATCGACTTCGGGCTGATCGTGGACGGCAGCGTGGTGCTGATCGAGAACGTGGTGCGCCGGGTGGCGGAACACCGGCACCACCACCGGGACGACCGCGCGCCGCTCGAGGTGGTCCGCGACGCGTGCCGCGAGGTGGCCCGCCCGGTCGTGTTCGGGGTGGGCATCATCCTGCTGGTGTACCTCCCGATCCTCTCGCTCCGCGGGGTGGAGGGGAAGATGTTCAAGCCCATGGCGCTGACGGTGATCTTCGCCCTGCTGAGTTCGCTGGCGCTGGCGCTGTTCCTCATGCCGGTGCTGGCGGCGATCTTCCTCCGCAGCGTGTCCGAGCACGAGCCGCTGCTGGTGCGGCTCGCGAAGGCGGTGTACCGCCCGCTCCTGGGCCTGGCCGTCGGCGCCCCGCGGGCGGTGGTGCTGGCGTCGGCCGCGACGTTCCTCCTGAGCGCCTGGACCGTTCAGCACATGGGCGCGGTGTTCATCCCGAAGCTCGACGAGGGGTCCGTCGCGATCCAGGCCACCCGGCTCCCCAGCGCGTCGCTCGAAACGTCGGTGCAGATGACCACCCGCCTCGAGCAGTGCCTGCGCGAGATGCCCGAGGTCGATTCCGTGGTCAGCAAGAGCGGCCGCCCGGAGATCGCCAACGACCCGATGACCATCAACCTCACGGACGTCATCGTCACGCTGAAGCCCAACAGCACCTGGCGGTTCGCGAGCAAGGAGGAACTGGTTAAGGCGATGGAGGAGAAGCTCGAGGCCGAGGTGCCGGGTCAGGTGTACGCCTTCTCGCAGCCCATCGAGCTGCGCGTGGCGGAGCTGGTCGCGGGGGTTAAGGCCGATGTGGGGATCAGCGTGTACGGGGACGACCTCGACCAGCTCCGCGCGACCGCGGAAGAGGTGGCGGCGGCGGTCGGGAAGGTGCCCGGGGCGGCCGACGTGGCGGTGGAACAAACCGGCGGGCTGCCGTACCTGCGGGTCATCCTCAAGCGCGACGCGCTGGCGCGGCACGGGATCAACGCCCGGGCCGCCCTCGACGCCGTCGCCGTGGTCGGCGGCAAGGACGTGGGCGAGGTGTACGAGGGCCAGCGCCGGTTCCCCCTCCAGGTGCGGTTCCCGGAAGCCGTGCGCGAGGACCTGGGGCGCCTGAAGAAGGTGACCGTGCCCGACGCGAAGGGGCGCCCCATCCCGCTCGAACAGCTCGCGGAGCTGCGGTTCGAGGACGGCCCGGGCCAGATCAGCCGCGACGCCATCCGGCGCCGGGCGGTCGTGTCGTGCAACGTCCGCGGGCGCGACCTCGCCGGGTTCGTCGCCGACGCGCAAAAGACCGTGGACGAGAAGGTGAAGCTGCCGACCGGCTACTCGGTCGCGTGGGGCGGGCAGTTCAAGAACCTGCAAGAGGCCACCAAGCGGCTGTCGGTGGCGGTGCCCGTCGCGCTGCTGATGATCTTCGTGCTGCTCCACTCCACGTTCAACTCGACGAAGCTCGCGGCGCTGATCTTCCTGAACGTGCCGCTGGCGGCGTCGGGCGGGGTGTTCGCGCTGTGGCTCCGCGGGATGGACCTGTCCATCTCGGCGGGGGTCGGGTTCATCGCGCTGTTCGGCGTCGCGGTGCTGAACGGGGTGGTGCTGGTCACCTACGTCGTCGAGCTGCGCAAATCGGGCGCCGACCCGCTGGGCGCAGCCTTTGAAGGGGCGATGATGCGCGTGCGCCCGGTGCTGATGACCGCGCTGGTCGCGACGCTCGGGTTCATCCCGATGGCACTGTCGAGCGGGTCCGGGGCGGAGGTGCAGAAGCCGCTCGCCACGGTGGTGATCGGCGGACTCGTGACTTCGACGCTCCTGACGCTGTTCGTGATCCCGGCGGTGTACCGCTGGTTCGACCCGGAACCGGCGACCGCGGCGGCGGAGGTATAA
- a CDS encoding ABC transporter ATP-binding protein, producing the protein MAGKPNPAVARFSTEVRELFETARKTWRMLSKSHRAALLGAVAVMAVGGIAATALPLLSGRLVDRVAQGVTGDEPKAAVLEAVALLLGAIAILVFLRELLQVLRRFLVENTCTRIERHTSVKVISHLMQADLSGLTHEKVGALHGKIFRSVGGFMRLLRLSFLDFFPAVVVGVFAIGTAIWKQPWLGLAMLGVIPVSMSLTVWQLMSQKRVRLKLLRVNEEMDGTVVELLGGLDYVRVANAHAHELRRVAKAAEQKRSKELRHHVAMSFFGAGKAMVEGLFHVGVLALAAYLAINKHISFGDILTFSMLYLSAMAPLNEIHRVLDEGHEASLRVLDLQELMSLPVDASFRTPTHTEPRLDDTVAVVRVENLRVDYTLSDGRPAPALRGIDLTISPGETIGVAGKSGCGKSTWLKVLMRLLHPREGRVSLMGVPLEEVSRETISHLIGYVGQNPFIFSGTIEENITYGCQRCLPEDIVRAAKMACIHDEIAAMPDGYKSAVAERGANLSGGQRQRIALARVFLQNPPILVLDEATSALDTISERRVQQAIGTATRDRTVIMVAHRLSTFADADRIFVFDDGQLVETGAYNELIARDGMFAELVRAAQSGKTEMHSPVPAGA; encoded by the coding sequence ATGGCTGGCAAACCGAACCCTGCCGTCGCCCGGTTCAGTACCGAGGTCCGGGAGCTGTTCGAGACCGCCCGCAAGACGTGGCGGATGTTATCGAAGTCACACCGGGCGGCGCTGCTCGGGGCGGTCGCGGTGATGGCCGTCGGGGGGATCGCCGCCACGGCGCTGCCGCTCCTCTCGGGGCGCCTTGTCGATCGGGTGGCACAGGGCGTCACGGGCGACGAGCCGAAGGCCGCGGTGCTCGAAGCGGTCGCCCTCCTTCTGGGCGCGATCGCGATCCTCGTGTTCCTGCGCGAACTGCTTCAGGTGCTGCGGCGCTTTCTGGTGGAAAACACCTGCACCCGGATCGAGCGGCACACGAGCGTGAAGGTGATTTCGCACCTGATGCAGGCGGACCTGTCGGGGCTGACGCACGAAAAGGTCGGCGCCCTGCACGGTAAAATCTTCCGGTCGGTCGGCGGGTTCATGCGCCTCTTGCGGCTCTCGTTCCTGGATTTCTTCCCGGCGGTCGTGGTGGGCGTGTTTGCGATCGGTACGGCGATCTGGAAGCAACCGTGGCTCGGGCTGGCGATGCTCGGCGTGATCCCGGTTTCGATGAGCCTCACCGTGTGGCAACTGATGTCGCAGAAGCGGGTCCGCCTGAAGCTGCTGCGGGTCAACGAGGAGATGGACGGCACGGTGGTGGAACTGCTCGGGGGCCTGGATTACGTGCGGGTGGCGAACGCGCACGCGCACGAGCTGCGGCGGGTCGCGAAGGCCGCCGAGCAGAAGCGGTCCAAGGAGCTGAGGCACCACGTAGCGATGTCGTTTTTCGGCGCGGGTAAGGCGATGGTGGAAGGGCTGTTCCACGTTGGGGTGCTGGCGCTCGCCGCGTACCTCGCGATCAACAAGCACATCAGCTTCGGCGACATCCTCACGTTCTCGATGCTCTACCTGAGCGCGATGGCCCCGCTGAACGAGATCCACCGCGTGCTGGACGAGGGGCACGAGGCGAGCCTGCGCGTGCTCGACTTGCAGGAGCTGATGTCGCTGCCGGTGGACGCCTCGTTCCGGACGCCGACGCACACCGAGCCGCGGCTGGACGACACGGTCGCGGTGGTGCGGGTCGAAAACCTGCGCGTCGATTACACGCTCTCGGACGGCCGCCCGGCGCCGGCGCTGCGCGGCATCGACCTCACTATTAGCCCCGGCGAGACGATCGGCGTGGCGGGCAAATCGGGGTGCGGGAAGTCGACGTGGCTGAAGGTGCTGATGCGGCTCCTTCACCCGCGCGAGGGGCGCGTGTCCCTGATGGGCGTCCCGCTCGAAGAGGTGTCGCGCGAGACCATCAGCCACCTGATCGGGTACGTCGGCCAGAACCCGTTCATCTTCAGCGGCACGATCGAGGAGAACATCACCTACGGGTGCCAGCGGTGCCTGCCGGAAGACATCGTGCGGGCCGCGAAGATGGCCTGCATCCACGACGAGATCGCGGCGATGCCCGACGGGTACAAGTCGGCCGTGGCGGAGCGCGGGGCGAACCTCTCGGGCGGGCAGCGGCAGCGGATCGCGCTGGCCCGCGTGTTCCTCCAGAACCCGCCGATCCTCGTCCTCGACGAGGCGACCAGCGCCCTGGACACGATTTCCGAGCGCCGGGTCCAACAGGCGATCGGCACCGCGACCCGCGACCGGACGGTGATTATGGTCGCACACCGGCTCAGCACGTTCGCGGACGCAGACCGCATCTTCGTGTTCGACGACGGCCAGCTCGTCGAAACCGGGGCCTACAACGAGCTGATCGCGCGGGACGGCATGTTCGCCGAACTGGTCCGCGCGGCGCAGTCGGGGAAGACGGAGATGCACTCACCGGTGCCCGCAGGGGCGTGA
- the fdhD gene encoding formate dehydrogenase accessory sulfurtransferase FdhD, with product MYPAETTDPQPSDTDPATARAVVFTLTSSAAGSEREDTIAVEAPLELRIGGRPVTVLMRTPGHDEELVTGFLFGEGVIADADDIIAFERPDAERANVLNVRLMVARRAFNLDRPFYSNSSCGICGKRSLESVELHAPAVQSSLTISRTVLTELPERLRAAQPVFARTGGVHASGLFTAAGELVAVREDVGRHNALDKLVGRALNEGQVPLSGRVLLVSGRVSYELVQKAVAAGIPVLAAVGAPSSLAVELATRFGITLIGFLRPSGMNVYANPRRVVD from the coding sequence ATGTACCCGGCTGAGACGACCGATCCGCAACCGTCCGACACCGACCCGGCAACGGCCCGCGCGGTCGTGTTCACGCTCACCTCAAGCGCCGCCGGCTCCGAACGGGAAGACACGATCGCGGTCGAAGCGCCACTGGAACTGCGCATCGGCGGACGGCCCGTAACCGTGCTGATGCGGACCCCCGGCCACGACGAGGAACTCGTCACAGGCTTCCTGTTCGGCGAAGGGGTCATCGCGGACGCCGACGACATCATCGCCTTCGAGCGCCCGGACGCCGAGCGCGCGAACGTGTTGAACGTGCGGTTGATGGTGGCCCGCCGGGCGTTCAACCTGGACCGGCCTTTTTACAGCAACTCGAGTTGCGGGATTTGCGGCAAGCGCTCGCTGGAGTCGGTGGAACTACACGCGCCGGCAGTTCAATCGTCGCTCACGATTTCGCGAACGGTTCTGACGGAGTTACCGGAGCGTCTGCGGGCGGCCCAGCCGGTGTTCGCGCGCACCGGAGGGGTTCACGCTTCGGGACTGTTTACCGCCGCGGGTGAGTTGGTGGCGGTGCGCGAAGACGTGGGCCGGCACAACGCGCTCGACAAGCTCGTGGGCCGGGCGCTCAACGAGGGACAGGTGCCGCTGTCCGGTCGCGTGCTGCTGGTGTCGGGCCGGGTGAGTTATGAACTCGTTCAAAAAGCGGTCGCGGCGGGCATACCGGTACTCGCTGCCGTCGGGGCGCCGTCGTCGCTCGCGGTCGAACTGGCTACGCGGTTCGGAATCACGCTCATCGGGTTCCTCCGGCCGTCCGGGATGAACGTGTATGCGAACCCGCGGCGCGTGGTGGATTAA